The genomic segment TCGTTGGATGGGGCATTGCTTGTCGCACGGTTCCCGGAAGCATCGAGACCTGTCCATTCGCAGAACAGATGATCGGATCTTGCTCTACGACTTTGCGGGTTGCTCTCTTCCTGAAATTTGTTCGGCACTGGGCATCCATCAACGGGACCTGTTCCTTGATGCCTCATTCCCTCGTAGCTCCCGCCCGATCCTGAAACTGAAACGTCCTGATCGTGTCGCCAGCGCCTTTCTTTTTGAACTAGGGGCCCTGGATAGACGCCTACGAGCGGATCGGATTTTGGAAGCCGCTCAGAAGCTTGATGCGGCCACGATGTCCCATGCGCAACTGGATCGCGCTCTTGGGTACGTGGCCCAGGCCTACGCCGACATTGAGCGAGCGGAAATGTTGGAGCATGTGGCCGATACCTTGCGTGAACGCGACTATGCCGAAGGGATGGACCGTGAGCAATCAAGACGCATTGCTTGAGATGGAACAGGCGGCCAAGAGTCCGTTAGGACCTGAAGAGCCGAGCATCCTCGATGAGGTGTACGCCTTTCTCGGTCAATTTGTCGCCTATCCATCTGACGCCGCTCACGTAGCTCATACGCTCTGGGTCGTGCATACCCATCTGATGGATAAGTGGGATTCAACACCACGAATCGCCTTCCTCTCCCCTGAGCCCGGCTCAGGAAAAACACGGGCCTTGGAAACCACTGAAACGCTCGTCCCTCGCCCTATCGAGGCGATCAATGCAACACCCGCCTACATGTTCAGGAAAATTTCCGACCCCGCAGGTCTCCCTACGGTGCTGTACGACGAAATTGATACCCTCTTTGGTCCGCGAGCGAAGGAGAACGAAGAACTGCGGGGCGTGATTAACGCGGGGCATCGACCTGGGGCTCAGGCGGGGAGATGCGTGGTTAAAGGGAAACAGGTGGAAACAGAAGAGCTGCCTGCCTATTGCGCCGTGGCGATGGCAGGCCTTGGCAACCTGCCTGATTCGATTCTCAGTCGATCGGTCATTATCCGTATGCGACGGCGGGCACCCAACGAACAGGTGTCACCGTATCGGCGGAAGGTCCATGGGAAACAAGGAAGCATCATCCGAAACAAACTTGAGGCTTGGGCCAATGACATCAAAAAGACCATCGAGACGAGCCCCCAACTACCGGAAGGCATTGTTGATCGTAATGCTGATGTGTGGGAGGCCCTGATTGCGGTTGCTGATGCGGTGGGCGGTGCCTGGCCTGAACGTGCCCGCGCATCGGCTGTTTCCCTTGTTTCGGCTTCCGCAGATGACAGGGGGAGCCTTGGACTACGACTCCTGACGGATCTCCGTACAGTGTTCGGCGATAAAAAGACGCTCTTCACGGTGGATCTTCTGACCGCTCTTCACTCCCTAGAGGAAAGTCCATGGGGTGATCTGAAAGGGCGGCCCTTAGACCCCCATCGGCTCTCAACTCTACTCAAACCCTATGGGGTGAAATCTAAGCAAGTCAGGATTGGAGAGAAGAGTCAAAAAGGCTATAGCCTCGACGATCTGGCGGACGCGTGGATTCGCTATCTTTGCTCGAAGCCCTCTCTGTCACCCCCCGAAGGCGAAACACGCGAAACACAAGAAACCCCTCAGGAGCCAGAGGGTGGCGTCCCGGTAGGCAGCACCCACGGCCAGGCAAAGGCCGAAACCGAGGAGGTGATCGACCTTGTTGATTGAAGCCTCCATTCCGCTCCGTGTCCGGCTACGGTCTGGCGAAGTCCGCTTGCGACCAGGGCACCCCGTCCGGTTTCACGATGCCGACGGGCGGAAGTTACTCGCCCGTGCGCCTGGGAAGGTCCATTGCGTGATGCCTGAGCCGCCCCTTCGGTCTGGATGGTTCGTCGCATACCGGAATCAGCGCAACCGACTGCATGACGGCACGGTGAGCCGCTGTGACTGGATCGGGACGGGCTGGACAATCCATCTCACGAGCGGTACGGCCATTCCCTTTATGTGGGTGACGAGCGTGAGCAAGACCGATGCAGCGGGCAAGGTCATTGCCGCCTGGTTGACCAGTCGGCACGGGTTTGACGGCGAACGGGAGAGGGGAAAGCCATGAATCTGTGGAAGCAACGACGCCTGTTCGTCTGTACCGGCTGTGGGGAAAAGCTGCTTCATGATGCGATGTACCTGCACAGCTTGTTCACCTGTCCTCAGCGACCACGGACGCCGAAACAGATCCTAGAACACTTCTTACTAACTGGCCGGACGTATTGCCCCACCCCGGAGCGGACGCAATGATGAACGGCAAGCCGGTAGAAGTTCCCACTGTGGAACAGCTATTTGCCGACCCGTCCAAGGTCCAAGATCTTCCCGTTACCGTGGTTCAGCATCTCCTGATCCAAGTGACTGCATTACTCCCGCTGTTGGTGGCTAAGTCTCAAAGTGCCGCTGAAAAGAGCCAGGAGGACCGACTCCTTACCATCGAGGAAGCCGCCTTGGTTTTGGGCATGACCAGAGATCGACTGTACCGAACGGATTACCCCTTCACGATCCGAGACGGCGGCTTACTTCGGTTTTCTAACAATCGCATTCAATCTTGGATTCGCTCTCGATTGCGCCAGGGATAGGACCTTGCACAATAATACATGCATACGGTATTATGTATTCCCATGAGCCCTAGAGGAAAAAAAAGAACCGAAAAAGAGATCGTCAAGACGACGGTTGAGCTACCACATGACCTCTGGCGGACCGTGAAGGTCCGGGCAATGGACGAAGGGACAGACCTCCGAGGCATTATTGTTCTTGCGCTGCAACAATATCTTGCTAAGAAGGGCGCGAGACGGGAGGAGTAACACATGTCTGACCATGATTCGAGAGAGCAAGCCAAACGTGAGTACCAACAGGCACTAGAGAAACTTGCCAAAGTCTTCCCGGAAGCCGCAGTGGGCTTGCCTGGGCCTCAACCGACTTCCCCCAGTGGCAACCCCACCACGGCGAAACGGCGCGGACAAGGGCGCGTGTTTCGTCGTGGAACGAAATACTGGATTGCGTATTACGCGAAGCGAGCAGGTCGCAGTGTGGAGATTCGAGAGCCTGGCGGTCAGACCGAGAAAGAGGCACGCAAGAAACTCACATTTCGATTGAAACAAGTCGGGGCACACGATCTCGGCTACGAAGTGCTCAAAGGCCCCCAATCCGAGAAGATCACGATTGAAGACCTGCTCGACCGTTTAGAGAGAAAGTATGAAGAGCTGGGGAAAGAGCGCCGACGAACGCACTCGCACATGACACACCTGAGAGACTTTTTCGGTGTTGAGCGGGCGATGTCTGTGGCGGAAGGAGGGCGGATCTCAGACTACATTCGCTTCCGACAGAGAGAACATGCCTCTCCAGGAACCATTAACCGAGAACTCAGAATTCTCAGACGAGCCTACCATGTGGGAGTAGGTGAGAAACGCCTCAATCGATCTTCAGTTCCGACGTTTGAGTTACTGCCTGAACACAATATCCGTGAAGGGTTCGTGGAGAAGGGAGCCTTTGAGGCGATTCTCTCCAATCTCAAAGATCCCGATGTTCGGGATGTGGTGAACTGGGGGTTCTGGTCAGGAATGAGAAAGGGCGAAATCACTAAGCTGCCCTGGTCGTCATTCGATAAGGAAACGTGGACGATTACCTTGCCCGGTAGAATTACGAAGAACGGAACGCCCCGCAAGCTCGCGCTCGTTGGGACCTATCGCGAGATTATTAAGCGCCGACTCAACGCCCGTGTGATCGGCTGTGATCTCATCTTTCATCGCAACGGGAAGCCGCTCGGTTCTTTTCGGAAGGCATGGGCGAATGCCTGTAAGAAGGCCGGTGTCGCCAGCCTTCTGTTTCACGATCTGCGACGATCGGCGATCAGAAATATGGTAAGAGCTGGTGTTGAACGAACCGTGGCACGGACTATTTCCGGTCATAAGACCGAGGCAATTTTCTCCAGATATGACATCACGAGCGAGGAGGACCTGAAAGACGCGGCTCTCAAGACAGAGGCCTACGTCTCAGCTCTCCCCTCGAAATCGAAGATCACGCCCTTGGATCAGGTTGGTTGAGAACACGGACAAAACACGGACAATTTTGATGATTGGCGAAGTGATGCCATGACGAACCTACTGAATTTAATGGTGAGCCGGCTGGGACTCGAACCCAGGGCCCTCGCCTTAAAAGGGCGATGCTCTACCGACTGAGCTACCGGCTCACAAGAGTGATATGGATACTGGCACTACCGTCGTTTGTACATTCGTTCCAACACTGCGACGGACCAACACTGGCCCATCCTAACATTCCTGGCTGACTGATGACCATTGACTAATTTTCAGGAGCGTTTGGAGCGGCGGCGAGAGCAATCCAAGGGATTCCGCAGCATGATCGTTTCGGCACGCTTGGATCCGGTCGAGATCATGTCGATTCGGCACTGTGCCAACTCTTCGATGCGGGCAAGGTATCGTTTCGCTTCGACCGGGAGTCGCTTATAGCTGGTCGCCCCCGTCGTCGCAGCAGTCCACCCTTTCATCCGTTGATAGATCGGCTCGCAACCGGTCAACACGTCCAGATCGGCTGGCATATCTTTATGGATGGTGTTCCCATGCCTGTAGCCGGTACAGAGTTTCAACTCCTTGCAGCCATCGAGCACATCGAGCTTGGTCACGGCCAGGGAGGATAATCCGTTGACTTGTGTCGCATGGCGGACAACGACCGCATCGAACCAGCCACATCTTCTGGCACGCCCCGTAGTCGAACCGAACTCCTTTCCACGTTCTTGTAACCCCTGTCCAACCTCGTCGGTCAGCTCAGTTGGAAAGGGGCCACTGCCCACCCTCGTGGTGTAGACCTTCGCAATGCCCATGACCGCGTCAATCATTGTCGGACCCACGCCAGTTCCCGTGCAAGCGCCACCTGCCGCTGAACTGGACGAAGTGACGTAAGGATAGGTGCCGAAATCCACATCCAGATGGGTACCTTGCGCCCCTTCAAACAAGACGGTCTTGTTCTTCCCGATCGCGCGATTGAGCAACGTGGTTGTATCGACAATATAACTCCTGAGTCGATCGGCATACGCCATATATTGGTTGAAGACTTTGTCGACTTGAAATGTCTCGACTTTGTAGAGTCGCTCTAAAAACCAGTTCATCTCGACAAGATTCTCTTCGAGTTTTTTCTTGAACAATGGTGGGTTCAGCAGATCCCCCATAAGAATTCCGATCCGCGCCATCTTGTCAGCGTACGAGGGTCCAATCCCACGTCCGGTCGTGCCGATTTTCCGTGACCCTTTGGACTGTTCTGACGCGCGATCGATTGCTTTATGGTAGGGCAAGATGACGTGAGCCCGCTGACTAATGACGAAATTCTTCCCGAACTTCACACCCTGACCTTGTAGGTGATCCATCTCCTCGATCAGAGAACTAGGATCAACGACCACGCCGTTGCCGATCGCACACAACGTGCCACGATACAGAATCCCTGAAGGGATGAGATGGAAAACAAATGTTCCACGATCGTTGATGACCGTGTGTCCAGCGTTGGAACCGCCTTGGTAACGCACGACGATATCGGCGTTTTGGGCTAAGATATCGACGATCTTGCCCTTGCCCTCATCGCCCCACTGAGCACCAATAATGACGAGATTGCCCATAGTTAAAGATATCCGCAGCCGGAGTTGACACGAAAAAATGGCTCTGACCAGATTGGGAGATCAGAGCCAAGGGGCCTCATGGTAGGTGCAGCCTATTCTTTTGTCAAGATGGTCGTTGCGATACTTTGCATTCAAACCTTTTTACAAGATCATGACACGGTGATGCAACCACAGGTCGGTTGACTGGCTCTAAGCTGCGTGTTAGCATACGAAGAATTGTTTCAACGCCTCAATTTCCATAGTAATTTCGATCTCTAAATCTCCCAGAGTGGGGCTGTAGCGCAGTTGGGAGCGCGCGTGAATGGCATTCACGAGGTCGCCGGTTCAATCCCGGCCAGCTCCACCAAACATCACTGCCCATGCGCCGGTGGTCGTGATCTCCACACTATGCTTACTACCACTCGACTATCGAGCTTGCTGAGACCGTCGCTGCAGTTCATCAACTTCAAGCTCTCTCGTCTTCCAACCTCCTAGCTGCTCACGTCAACACGGTCGGTCTACCTGATCCATCCATTTATGTTCACACGGAAGGTTTGTGCCCATGCTTCAAATTGAATCCGTCAGCAAACAATACTCTACCAAAGTGCTGCTCGCTGAAGCCTCCGCACATCTTCGCCCAAGTTCACGAGTTGGCTTGGTCGGACCGAACGGCGCTGGGAAAACGACGCTCTTTCGCATGGTCCTTGGTGAAGAGTCACCGGACGAAGGCTCGGTCCGCAAGCGGCCTCGCCTTCGGATCGGCTACCTCCCACAGGAACTGGAAACGATTACGGGTAAGACGGTCCTCGATGCTACACATCGCGATGAGTACCCTGAGCACGAGGCAGAGCGCATCCTAATGGGCTTGGGGTTTACGGAGGTTGATTTTAATCGCCCCGTCGAGAAACTGTCTGGAGGCTATCGAATGCGGGTCGCGTTGGGACATCTGCTCTTGTCCAATCCCGACGTGCTCATGCTGGACGAACCAACCAACCATTTGGACAAGCCGACTCAGCGCTGGTTCGAGCAGTTTTTGTTGCAATCCGGTATGACGCTGCTGATCATTAGCCACGACACGGCGTTTTTAGATCGCGTCGTCACGCACGTCTGGGAACTCCGGCACCATAAGATTGAGGAGTACCGTGGCAACTATTCGCTCTTCTGCAAACTGAAAGCCGAAAAGGATGCTCAACTCCAGGCCTCTGCGGCTCGCCAATCCAAAGAGGTCGCTCGGGTTCAACAATTTGTTGATCGCTTCCGGTATCAGGCCAACAAGGCCAGCCAAGTCCAATCACGCATCAAGCAGCTCGATAAGGTCAAACGGATCGAAATACAGCGAGATCCGAAGCGCGTGAAGTTCCGGTTTCCGCTTCCGTCAAGCAGCGGACGCCAGGTATTGGACCTCGCTGGAGCCAGTAAGCGCTACGGTGAAAAGGTCGTCTACAAAACCCTCGACTTTTCCGTTGAGCGTGGCCAACGTATCGCCCTGGTCGGTGAGAACGGAGCCGGAAAGAGTACCCTCTTGAAGATGCTCGCCGGCGTTCTCCCTTCCGATACCGGTACCAGAACCGTCGGACACGGCGTGACAGTGCACTACTTCGCCCAGCATCAGGCGGAAACCTTGAACCCTGAGCACTCGATTCTTGAGTCGCTGGAAGAAGTCACCAGCCATGCTGAAATGAATTTTCTGCGCGGCATCGCCGGCGCCTTCTTGTTTTCCGGCGACGATCAGAAAAAACTGATCAAGGCATTGAGCGGTGGTGAGCGAAACCGCGTGGCCTTAGCCCGCATGCTGGTCGAGCCCGCCAATACCTTGCTGCTCGATGAGCCGACGAACCATCTGGACCCAGCCTCTGTGGATATGCTCACAGACGCATTGGCTCAATTCCCCGGGACCATCATCTTCATTTCCCATGACCCAACATTTTTGGCACGCATCGCCACCCGGGTCGTTGAGATTGAAGAGGGACAGGCGCGGAACTTCATCGGTGACTACGAGTATTATTTATGGAAGAAGGCCCAAGAGTTTGAGTCCATTAAAGGAACGAGCGAAGAGCTCGAACGAGCATCGCCTCGCTCCTCTTCAGGCCCTACTCGGGCAATGGAACAGCAAGTACAGACCAAAGGGCGCGGTGGAGAGCGCCGTGATCTCACCAAGACGCAGACGCGATTGGAGAAACAAGTATCACGCGCCGAAACAGAGATTAGCGAGGCGGAAGAAAAGATCAAGGCCCGCGAGGCTGAATTGGCTGATCCGAAGCTCTATGAACAGTTCGACCGGTGGAACCTGCTGCACCACGAACAGGCGGAGTGGAAGGGCGAGCTTGCGCGACTGACTACCCGATGGGAATCCCTGTCGGCTGAACTTGAGAATGTGAAGCAACAGCTCGTGTCGATGGGTTAGTACAGCTCATCCACACCGTAGATTTGGTGTGCTGACTGTCGATGGCTCAC from the Nitrospira sp. genome contains:
- a CDS encoding DUF3631 domain-containing protein, translated to MEQAAKSPLGPEEPSILDEVYAFLGQFVAYPSDAAHVAHTLWVVHTHLMDKWDSTPRIAFLSPEPGSGKTRALETTETLVPRPIEAINATPAYMFRKISDPAGLPTVLYDEIDTLFGPRAKENEELRGVINAGHRPGAQAGRCVVKGKQVETEELPAYCAVAMAGLGNLPDSILSRSVIIRMRRRAPNEQVSPYRRKVHGKQGSIIRNKLEAWANDIKKTIETSPQLPEGIVDRNADVWEALIAVADAVGGAWPERARASAVSLVSASADDRGSLGLRLLTDLRTVFGDKKTLFTVDLLTALHSLEESPWGDLKGRPLDPHRLSTLLKPYGVKSKQVRIGEKSQKGYSLDDLADAWIRYLCSKPSLSPPEGETRETQETPQEPEGGVPVGSTHGQAKAETEEVIDLVD
- a CDS encoding CopG family transcriptional regulator gives rise to the protein MSPRGKKRTEKEIVKTTVELPHDLWRTVKVRAMDEGTDLRGIIVLALQQYLAKKGARREE
- a CDS encoding site-specific integrase, with amino-acid sequence MSDHDSREQAKREYQQALEKLAKVFPEAAVGLPGPQPTSPSGNPTTAKRRGQGRVFRRGTKYWIAYYAKRAGRSVEIREPGGQTEKEARKKLTFRLKQVGAHDLGYEVLKGPQSEKITIEDLLDRLERKYEELGKERRRTHSHMTHLRDFFGVERAMSVAEGGRISDYIRFRQREHASPGTINRELRILRRAYHVGVGEKRLNRSSVPTFELLPEHNIREGFVEKGAFEAILSNLKDPDVRDVVNWGFWSGMRKGEITKLPWSSFDKETWTITLPGRITKNGTPRKLALVGTYREIIKRRLNARVIGCDLIFHRNGKPLGSFRKAWANACKKAGVASLLFHDLRRSAIRNMVRAGVERTVARTISGHKTEAIFSRYDITSEEDLKDAALKTEAYVSALPSKSKITPLDQVG
- a CDS encoding adenylosuccinate synthase; its protein translation is MGNLVIIGAQWGDEGKGKIVDILAQNADIVVRYQGGSNAGHTVINDRGTFVFHLIPSGILYRGTLCAIGNGVVVDPSSLIEEMDHLQGQGVKFGKNFVISQRAHVILPYHKAIDRASEQSKGSRKIGTTGRGIGPSYADKMARIGILMGDLLNPPLFKKKLEENLVEMNWFLERLYKVETFQVDKVFNQYMAYADRLRSYIVDTTTLLNRAIGKNKTVLFEGAQGTHLDVDFGTYPYVTSSSSAAGGACTGTGVGPTMIDAVMGIAKVYTTRVGSGPFPTELTDEVGQGLQERGKEFGSTTGRARRCGWFDAVVVRHATQVNGLSSLAVTKLDVLDGCKELKLCTGYRHGNTIHKDMPADLDVLTGCEPIYQRMKGWTAATTGATSYKRLPVEAKRYLARIEELAQCRIDMISTGSKRAETIMLRNPLDCSRRRSKRS
- a CDS encoding ATP-binding cassette domain-containing protein, whose translation is MLQIESVSKQYSTKVLLAEASAHLRPSSRVGLVGPNGAGKTTLFRMVLGEESPDEGSVRKRPRLRIGYLPQELETITGKTVLDATHRDEYPEHEAERILMGLGFTEVDFNRPVEKLSGGYRMRVALGHLLLSNPDVLMLDEPTNHLDKPTQRWFEQFLLQSGMTLLIISHDTAFLDRVVTHVWELRHHKIEEYRGNYSLFCKLKAEKDAQLQASAARQSKEVARVQQFVDRFRYQANKASQVQSRIKQLDKVKRIEIQRDPKRVKFRFPLPSSSGRQVLDLAGASKRYGEKVVYKTLDFSVERGQRIALVGENGAGKSTLLKMLAGVLPSDTGTRTVGHGVTVHYFAQHQAETLNPEHSILESLEEVTSHAEMNFLRGIAGAFLFSGDDQKKLIKALSGGERNRVALARMLVEPANTLLLDEPTNHLDPASVDMLTDALAQFPGTIIFISHDPTFLARIATRVVEIEEGQARNFIGDYEYYLWKKAQEFESIKGTSEELERASPRSSSGPTRAMEQQVQTKGRGGERRDLTKTQTRLEKQVSRAETEISEAEEKIKAREAELADPKLYEQFDRWNLLHHEQAEWKGELARLTTRWESLSAELENVKQQLVSMG